A stretch of the Streptomyces sp. NBC_00078 genome encodes the following:
- a CDS encoding hydantoinase B/oxoprolinase family protein, translating to MAGWQFWVDRGGTFTDIVARRPDGRLLTHKLLSENPARYSDAAVAGVRELLAGSQDPVEAVRMGTTVATNALLERKGERTLLVVTRGFRDALRIAYQNRPHIFARRIDLPKLLHERVVEVDERIAADGTVLRAPDLDALTGPLQEAYDDGLRAVAVVCMHSHLHPAHEQAVGELAARIGFPQISLSSEVSPLMKLVPRGDTAVVDAYLSPVLRRYVQQVADELRGVRLMFMQSNGGLAEAGQFRGKDAILSGPAGGIVGMARMSQLAGFDQVIGFDMGGTSTDVSHFAGEYERVFITQIAGVRLRAPMLDIHTVAAGGGSILHFDGSRYRVGPDSAGADPGPACYRGGGPLAVTDANVMLGRIQPAHFPEVFGPGGDQPLDAPLVRDRFAVLAHEIRSRTGDDRTPEQVAEGYLQIAVANIANAVKRISVQKGHDVTRYALTTFGGAGGQHACMVADSLGIRTVLVPPMAGVLSALGIGLADTTAMREQSVEAPLEPASMPAVLRTADDLERAARAELLAEDVPEEHIRITRRAQVRYDGTDTPLTVELTEPDTMRHTFEERHRATYSFTLERPIVVEALSVEATGITQPPDLSVLAPYEAARSGAAAAPVRLHTGGAWRDVPLRRREDLPPGETVTGPAIIAEAGATTVVDDGWQAVARDDGHLVMERVAITQSSDLDTEADPVLLEVFNNLFMSIAEQMGARLESTAQSVNIKERLDFSCALFDPDGNLVANAPHIPVHLGSMGTSVKEVIRRRGTSMRPGDTYAVNDPYHGGTHLPDVTVITPVFDTQGDRILFYVASRGHHAEIGGIAPGSMPANSRTIEEEGILFDNWLLAEDGRFREAETLRLLTEAPYPSRNPRTNLADLRAQIAANRKGVDEVGRMIENFGLDVVQAYMKHVQDNAEEAVRRVVDTLDDGEYAYETDSRAVIRVRVRVDRENRSATVDFTGTSPQLTSNFNAPLAVVNAAVLYVFRTLVADDIPLNDGCLRPLDIVVPPASMLAPEPPAAVVAGNVETSQAITGALYAALGVQAEGSGTMNNVTFGNERYQYYETVASGSGAGKGFPGAPVVQTHMTNSRLTDPEVLEWRLPVRVDEFTVRYGSGGAGQWHGGDGAVRRIRFHEPMTVSTLSQHRRVPPYGMAGGEPGALGANRVEHADGTVTALGGSDSAEVGPDDVLVIETPGGGGYGLPSSHPHQAGEEVDDLRAF from the coding sequence GTGGCTGGCTGGCAGTTCTGGGTCGATCGGGGTGGCACGTTCACCGATATCGTCGCGCGACGCCCCGACGGCCGCCTGCTGACGCACAAACTGCTGTCGGAAAACCCGGCGCGCTACTCCGACGCGGCGGTCGCGGGCGTCCGTGAACTGCTGGCCGGCTCCCAGGATCCGGTCGAGGCCGTCCGCATGGGAACGACGGTCGCCACCAACGCGCTCCTGGAACGCAAGGGCGAACGCACCCTGCTGGTCGTCACCCGGGGCTTCCGGGACGCCCTGCGCATCGCCTACCAGAACCGGCCGCACATCTTCGCACGCCGCATCGACCTCCCCAAGCTGCTGCACGAACGGGTCGTGGAGGTCGACGAGCGCATCGCCGCGGACGGCACGGTCCTGCGTGCCCCGGACCTCGACGCTCTCACCGGACCCCTCCAGGAGGCGTACGACGACGGCCTCCGCGCCGTTGCCGTCGTCTGCATGCACAGCCACCTGCACCCCGCCCATGAGCAGGCCGTCGGGGAGTTGGCCGCGCGCATCGGCTTTCCGCAGATCTCGCTGTCCAGTGAGGTCAGTCCGCTGATGAAGCTCGTGCCCCGCGGGGACACCGCGGTCGTCGACGCCTACCTGTCGCCTGTGCTGCGCCGCTACGTCCAGCAAGTCGCCGACGAACTCCGAGGCGTACGGCTGATGTTCATGCAGTCCAACGGAGGGCTCGCGGAAGCCGGTCAGTTCCGTGGCAAGGACGCCATCCTCTCCGGGCCGGCGGGAGGCATCGTCGGCATGGCCCGTATGTCGCAGCTGGCCGGCTTCGACCAGGTCATCGGCTTCGACATGGGCGGCACCTCCACCGATGTCTCGCACTTCGCGGGCGAGTACGAGCGTGTCTTCATCACACAGATCGCCGGAGTCCGACTCCGCGCCCCCATGCTCGACATCCACACCGTCGCGGCCGGCGGCGGCTCGATCCTCCACTTCGACGGATCCCGCTACCGCGTAGGGCCGGACTCGGCGGGCGCGGACCCGGGACCCGCCTGCTACCGCGGCGGCGGCCCGCTCGCCGTCACCGACGCCAACGTCATGCTCGGCCGAATCCAACCCGCGCACTTTCCCGAGGTGTTCGGCCCGGGCGGAGACCAGCCTCTCGACGCGCCGCTCGTGCGCGACCGCTTCGCCGTGCTCGCGCACGAGATCCGCAGCAGGACCGGAGACGACCGCACGCCCGAGCAGGTCGCCGAGGGCTACCTGCAGATCGCCGTCGCCAACATCGCCAACGCCGTCAAGAGGATCTCCGTCCAGAAGGGCCATGACGTCACCCGCTACGCCCTCACCACCTTCGGAGGTGCGGGTGGCCAGCACGCGTGCATGGTCGCCGACTCGCTCGGCATCCGCACGGTCCTCGTACCGCCCATGGCAGGTGTCCTGTCCGCGCTGGGCATCGGCCTCGCGGACACGACCGCCATGCGCGAACAGTCCGTAGAGGCACCCCTGGAGCCGGCGTCCATGCCGGCCGTCCTCAGGACGGCCGACGACCTGGAGCGAGCCGCCCGTGCGGAACTTCTTGCCGAGGACGTCCCCGAGGAGCACATCCGGATCACCCGCCGCGCGCAGGTGCGGTACGACGGCACCGACACCCCCCTCACCGTCGAGCTGACCGAGCCCGACACGATGCGTCACACCTTCGAAGAACGTCATCGCGCCACGTACTCCTTCACGCTGGAGCGCCCGATCGTCGTCGAAGCCCTCTCCGTCGAAGCCACCGGCATCACACAACCCCCCGATCTCTCCGTGCTCGCCCCCTACGAAGCCGCCCGCTCGGGCGCCGCGGCCGCGCCTGTCCGCCTCCACACCGGCGGCGCCTGGCGCGACGTACCCCTCCGCCGCCGCGAGGACCTCCCTCCCGGCGAGACCGTCACCGGCCCCGCGATCATCGCCGAGGCCGGCGCGACGACCGTCGTCGACGACGGCTGGCAGGCCGTGGCACGAGACGACGGGCATCTGGTCATGGAACGCGTGGCGATTACGCAGAGTTCCGATCTCGACACAGAAGCTGATCCGGTTCTCCTTGAGGTCTTCAACAACCTCTTCATGTCCATCGCCGAACAGATGGGCGCCCGGCTGGAGTCCACCGCCCAGTCCGTCAACATCAAAGAGCGCCTCGACTTCTCCTGCGCCCTCTTCGACCCGGACGGAAACCTGGTGGCCAACGCCCCTCACATCCCCGTCCACCTGGGCTCGATGGGCACGAGCGTCAAGGAGGTCATCAGGCGTCGGGGCACCTCGATGCGGCCCGGAGACACATACGCCGTCAACGACCCGTACCACGGCGGCACCCACCTGCCCGACGTCACCGTGATCACCCCCGTCTTCGACACGCAGGGTGACCGAATCCTCTTCTACGTCGCCTCCCGCGGCCACCACGCCGAGATCGGCGGCATCGCCCCGGGCTCCATGCCTGCGAACAGCCGCACCATCGAGGAGGAAGGCATCCTCTTCGACAACTGGCTGCTCGCCGAAGACGGCCGCTTCCGCGAGGCGGAGACTCTCCGCCTGCTCACCGAGGCGCCTTACCCCTCCCGCAATCCCAGGACCAACCTTGCCGACCTGCGCGCCCAGATCGCCGCCAACAGGAAGGGCGTCGACGAAGTCGGCCGCATGATCGAGAACTTCGGTCTTGATGTCGTCCAGGCGTACATGAAGCACGTCCAGGACAACGCCGAGGAGGCTGTACGCAGGGTCGTCGACACCCTCGACGACGGCGAGTACGCCTATGAGACAGACTCGCGGGCTGTCATCCGGGTACGCGTGCGCGTGGACCGCGAAAACCGCTCCGCGACCGTGGACTTCACCGGTACGTCACCGCAGCTGACGAGCAACTTCAACGCGCCCTTGGCCGTGGTCAACGCGGCCGTTCTGTACGTGTTCCGCACGCTCGTCGCCGACGACATCCCGCTCAACGACGGCTGTCTGCGCCCCCTGGACATCGTCGTGCCGCCCGCCTCCATGCTGGCGCCCGAGCCGCCGGCCGCCGTCGTCGCGGGCAACGTCGAGACCTCCCAGGCCATCACCGGCGCCCTCTATGCCGCGCTCGGCGTGCAAGCGGAGGGCTCCGGAACCATGAACAACGTCACCTTCGGGAACGAGCGCTACCAGTACTACGAGACCGTGGCCTCCGGATCCGGCGCGGGCAAGGGCTTCCCCGGCGCGCCCGTCGTGCAGACCCACATGACCAATTCGCGGCTCACCGATCCCGAGGTCCTGGAATGGCGGCTGCCCGTCCGGGTCGACGAGTTCACCGTCCGCTACGGCAGCGGCGGCGCCGGACAGTGGCACGGCGGGGACGGCGCCGTGCGCCGCATCCGCTTCCACGAGCCCATGACGGTCTCCACGCTGTCCCAGCACCGCAGGGTCCCGCCGTACGGCATGGCGGGCGGCGAGCCCGGCGCACTGGGCGCCAACCGTGTGGAGCACGCGGACGGCACGGTCACCGCGCTCGGCGGCAGCGACTCCGCCGAGGTA
- a CDS encoding DUF742 domain-containing protein — protein sequence MNADGQGRSHWFDDEAGPVVRPYAMTRGRTTSEGQHRLDLIAVVVTEPQADDPDTDAMLSPEHVDIVDLCRAAPQSVAELAAELDLPIGVVRVLIGDLVAGEFVRVTRPVPPAELPDESILRDVINGLRAL from the coding sequence ATGAACGCTGACGGTCAGGGAAGAAGCCACTGGTTCGACGACGAGGCGGGACCGGTCGTCCGTCCGTACGCCATGACGCGCGGTCGTACCACCAGTGAGGGCCAGCATCGCCTCGACCTGATCGCGGTGGTCGTCACGGAGCCGCAGGCGGACGACCCGGACACCGACGCGATGCTGTCTCCGGAACACGTGGACATCGTCGATCTGTGCCGCGCCGCGCCCCAGTCGGTCGCCGAACTCGCCGCAGAACTCGATCTGCCCATCGGAGTGGTGCGCGTCCTCATCGGCGACCTCGTGGCCGGCGAATTCGTCCGTGTGACCCGGCCCGTACCCCCTGCCGAACTGCCGGACGAGAGTATTCTGCGCGACGTGATCAACGGCCTCCGGGCACTGTGA
- a CDS encoding roadblock/LC7 domain-containing protein: MTAPKTTGHTATNKSGELNWLLDDLVDRVASIRKAVVLSGDGLPTGVSKDLTREDSEHLAAVASGFHSLAKGVGRHFEAGNVRQTVVELDEAFLFVTAAGDGSCLAVLSDADSDVGQVAYEMTLLVKRVGVHLGAAPRTDLSAGG; the protein is encoded by the coding sequence ATGACCGCACCGAAGACGACCGGCCACACCGCGACCAACAAGTCCGGGGAGCTCAACTGGCTCCTGGACGACCTGGTGGACCGCGTCGCGAGCATCCGCAAGGCCGTCGTGCTGTCCGGCGACGGCCTGCCGACGGGTGTGTCCAAGGATCTGACCCGGGAGGACAGCGAGCACCTCGCCGCCGTCGCCTCCGGGTTCCACAGCCTCGCCAAAGGCGTGGGCCGCCACTTCGAGGCCGGCAACGTCCGGCAGACGGTCGTCGAGCTGGACGAGGCCTTCCTCTTCGTGACGGCCGCCGGCGACGGCAGCTGCCTGGCCGTCCTCTCGGACGCCGACTCGGACGTCGGCCAGGTCGCTTACGAGATGACGCTCCTGGTGAAGCGGGTCGGGGTGCATCTGGGCGCTGCCCCGCGCACCGATCTGTCCGCAGGCGGGTAG
- a CDS encoding nitrate- and nitrite sensing domain-containing protein, which yields MRFRGKSIRRKIVALLLVPLVSLTAIWGFATVLTGREAEDLFNVSDVVEKIGYPMEDTVRVLQQERRQTLVYLADPRAADGLADLRRSRTATDKAVAEIRKNSKNPDVRDAMGDGTGESLGAVLDAFDGIEALRRSVEDGTVDRAQTLDLYNHLVDPCYVLLGNLHVVDNAEMDKQYRALVNLARARELLSREDALLGSALIVGKLTRGESRDISDLVAQRSLMYDVNLPLLPSSDRGRYERFWKNAATAPLRVAEQDAVSSADGRPGEVTAQSWDTFAGSVLDKLGTLNDQASDRYQDRVRPVAVGVIAKAAVAGVLGLVALLLSLFLSVRVGRALIRDLRQLRLEAHEASGLRLPSVMRRLSAGEQVDVETEVPRLEYDKNEIGEVGQALNTLQRAAVEAAVKQAELRAGVSEVFVNLARRSQVLLHKQLTLLDTMERRTEDTDELADLFRLDHLTTRMRRHAEGLVILSGAAPSRQWRKPVQLMDVVRAAVAEVEDYERIEVRRLPRIAVTGPAVADLTHLVAELLENATVFSPPHTAVQVLGERVANGFTLEIHDRGLGMAADALLDANLRLAETPEFELSDTDRLGLFVVSRLAQRQNVRVSLQPSPYGGTTAVLFVPDALLTDDVPDTNGIGFRLDRPHPTKEADLEESRRTALSPRPVPLPGRPAALLDGPVELEAPVDLDAIEDFPGALDDEDSERGGIFRPRRSISLAHDERTGRSDGPLQDEAGTHEPDRIDAADGIGEPVRLPRRRAPKLVSSHGRPVTEQRSRREDAAGEPPASPGGRPEPEAAAPPPSPRRGEEPAGGRGTSRPDQGAPPLPTRRRGASPLRPGAGGADRPADGVVSPAPERPSPGESPQAPALSMRNRPAAITMGEGTAAKRPGTAPQETGSGSGPLPRRVRQASLAPQLKQNRRDTEDAPEPVERDADEVRSRMASLQRGWQRGRDENAAADDAHSGTAPQRTTRGDGR from the coding sequence ATGCGCTTTCGCGGGAAGTCGATCCGCCGGAAGATCGTGGCGCTGCTTCTCGTGCCGCTGGTGTCCCTCACCGCGATCTGGGGCTTCGCCACGGTGCTCACGGGGCGCGAGGCAGAAGATCTGTTCAACGTGTCGGACGTGGTGGAGAAGATCGGGTATCCGATGGAGGACACCGTCCGTGTCCTGCAGCAGGAACGCCGACAGACCCTCGTCTACCTGGCCGACCCCCGGGCCGCCGACGGCCTCGCCGATCTCAGGCGCAGCAGGACCGCCACGGACAAGGCCGTCGCCGAGATCCGGAAGAACTCCAAGAACCCCGATGTGCGCGACGCGATGGGCGACGGCACGGGTGAGAGTCTGGGTGCAGTGCTGGATGCCTTCGACGGCATCGAGGCCCTGCGCCGCAGCGTCGAGGACGGCACGGTCGACCGCGCCCAAACCCTCGACCTCTACAACCACCTGGTCGACCCCTGCTACGTCCTGCTCGGCAATCTTCACGTCGTCGACAACGCCGAGATGGACAAGCAGTACCGCGCACTCGTCAACCTCGCGCGGGCCCGCGAACTGCTCTCCCGCGAGGACGCCCTCCTCGGCTCCGCTCTGATCGTCGGCAAGCTCACACGCGGCGAGAGCCGCGACATCTCCGACCTCGTCGCCCAGCGCAGCCTGATGTACGACGTCAACCTGCCGCTGCTGCCCTCCTCGGACCGCGGACGCTACGAGCGGTTCTGGAAGAACGCCGCTACGGCCCCGCTGCGCGTGGCCGAGCAGGACGCCGTCTCCTCCGCCGACGGCAGGCCCGGCGAGGTCACGGCGCAGAGCTGGGACACCTTCGCCGGAAGCGTGCTCGACAAGCTTGGCACCCTCAATGACCAGGCGAGCGACCGCTATCAGGACCGCGTCCGTCCGGTCGCCGTGGGGGTCATCGCCAAGGCGGCCGTCGCCGGCGTACTGGGCCTGGTTGCCCTGCTGCTCTCGCTCTTCCTGTCCGTGCGCGTCGGCCGTGCCCTCATCCGTGACCTGAGGCAACTGCGACTGGAGGCCCACGAGGCGTCCGGCCTGCGGCTGCCCAGCGTCATGCGGCGCCTGTCTGCGGGCGAACAGGTCGACGTGGAGACCGAGGTGCCGCGCCTCGAATACGACAAGAACGAGATCGGCGAGGTCGGCCAGGCCCTCAACACCCTGCAGCGCGCCGCCGTCGAAGCCGCCGTCAAACAGGCCGAACTGCGCGCCGGGGTCTCAGAGGTGTTCGTCAACCTCGCCCGGCGCAGCCAGGTCCTCCTGCACAAGCAGCTCACCCTGCTCGACACCATGGAGCGCCGGACCGAGGACACCGACGAGCTCGCCGATCTGTTCCGCCTCGACCACCTGACCACCCGTATGCGACGGCACGCCGAGGGCCTCGTGATCCTCTCCGGCGCAGCCCCTTCCCGGCAGTGGCGCAAGCCCGTCCAGCTCATGGACGTCGTCCGGGCCGCGGTCGCCGAGGTCGAGGACTACGAACGCATCGAGGTCCGCCGCCTGCCGCGGATCGCCGTCACCGGTCCAGCCGTCGCCGACCTGACCCACCTCGTGGCCGAACTCCTGGAGAACGCCACGGTGTTCTCCCCACCGCACACGGCCGTTCAGGTCCTGGGCGAACGGGTCGCCAACGGCTTCACCCTGGAGATCCACGACCGCGGCCTCGGCATGGCCGCCGACGCTCTTCTGGATGCCAACCTCCGGCTCGCCGAGACACCGGAGTTCGAACTGTCCGACACCGACCGGCTAGGCCTGTTCGTGGTCAGCCGGCTCGCGCAGCGGCAGAACGTCCGAGTCTCCCTGCAGCCGTCCCCGTACGGCGGCACCACGGCGGTCCTCTTCGTCCCCGACGCGCTGCTGACGGACGACGTCCCCGACACCAACGGCATCGGCTTCCGCCTCGACCGGCCCCACCCGACGAAGGAGGCCGACCTGGAGGAGAGCCGCCGCACCGCGCTCTCCCCGAGGCCCGTGCCGCTTCCCGGTCGGCCCGCCGCGCTTCTGGACGGGCCGGTCGAACTGGAGGCGCCCGTCGACCTCGACGCCATCGAGGACTTCCCGGGCGCGCTCGACGACGAGGACAGCGAGCGCGGCGGCATCTTCCGCCCGCGCCGCTCCATCTCTCTCGCGCACGACGAGAGAACCGGCCGCAGCGACGGTCCCCTTCAGGACGAAGCCGGCACCCATGAACCGGACCGCATCGACGCTGCGGACGGAATCGGCGAGCCGGTCCGGCTGCCCCGTCGCCGGGCACCGAAGCTCGTCAGCTCGCACGGACGCCCGGTCACCGAGCAGCGCTCGCGCCGCGAGGACGCCGCCGGGGAACCGCCGGCGAGCCCGGGCGGCCGGCCCGAGCCGGAAGCCGCCGCACCGCCGCCCTCGCCCCGCCGGGGCGAGGAGCCCGCGGGCGGCCGCGGCACGAGCAGGCCCGACCAGGGAGCGCCACCGCTGCCGACACGGCGGCGTGGAGCCTCACCGCTGCGCCCGGGCGCGGGTGGCGCCGACCGGCCCGCTGACGGCGTTGTGTCCCCGGCACCCGAGCGACCGAGTCCCGGTGAGAGCCCGCAGGCTCCCGCCCTCTCCATGCGCAACCGTCCCGCCGCGATCACCATGGGCGAGGGCACCGCGGCCAAGCGCCCCGGCACCGCCCCGCAGGAGACCGGCTCCGGCTCGGGCCCGCTGCCCCGGCGCGTACGGCAGGCCAGCCTGGCACCGCAGCTGAAGCAGAACCGGCGGGACACGGAGGACGCCCCGGAGCCCGTGGAGCGGGACGCCGACGAGGTCCGCAGCCGGATGGCCTCGCTCCAGCGCGGCTGGCAGCGCGGCCGCGACGAGAATGCCGCGGCTGACGACGCCCACAGCGGCACAGCACCACAACGAACGACAAGGGGGGACGGTCGATGA
- a CDS encoding GntR family transcriptional regulator, with protein sequence MAEQLTGLADDRALLGRTSTAERVSDILRGRIAEGFFPPGTRLSEDSIGGALGVSRNTLREAFRLLTHERLLVHELNRGVFVRVLTVEDVEDIYRTRGLVECAVVRGLGGPPYGLDALAGVVEEGQQAAREGDWKGVGTANIHFHRELVALAGSARTDELMRSVFAELRLAFHLVDDPRRLHEPYLARNRQILQVLQAGARAEAEKLLAVYLEDSLERVVEVYRRRVGADSAT encoded by the coding sequence ATGGCAGAGCAGCTGACAGGACTGGCCGACGACCGGGCTCTCCTGGGGCGCACCAGCACCGCCGAGCGCGTCTCGGACATCCTCAGGGGCCGTATCGCCGAGGGGTTCTTCCCACCCGGGACCCGGCTCTCGGAGGACAGCATCGGCGGCGCACTCGGCGTTTCCCGCAATACGCTGCGGGAGGCGTTCCGGCTGCTCACGCACGAACGTCTGCTCGTCCACGAGCTGAACCGGGGCGTCTTCGTCCGGGTCCTGACCGTCGAGGACGTGGAGGACATCTACCGCACCCGCGGCCTCGTCGAGTGCGCCGTCGTCCGCGGGCTCGGCGGGCCGCCGTACGGCCTGGACGCGCTCGCCGGGGTGGTCGAGGAGGGGCAGCAGGCAGCGCGCGAGGGTGACTGGAAAGGTGTGGGTACCGCCAACATCCACTTCCACCGGGAGCTGGTGGCCCTCGCCGGCAGCGCCCGCACCGACGAGCTGATGCGCAGCGTCTTCGCCGAACTGCGCCTCGCCTTCCACCTCGTGGACGACCCGCGGCGGCTGCACGAGCCCTACCTCGCGCGCAACCGGCAGATTCTGCAGGTCCTGCAGGCGGGGGCTCGGGCGGAGGCGGAGAAGCTGCTCGCGGTCTACCTGGAGGACTCGCTGGAGCGCGTGGTCGAGGTGTACAGGCGAAGGGTGGGCGCGGACAGCGCCACTTAG
- a CDS encoding MFS transporter, translating into MSTTPPPQALTEHSEADQHALDDGALGWLRALGPRGRRAFAGAFGGYALDSYDYFTLPLSMVALAAYFGLDSGQTGLFTTVTLVVSAVGGAVAGVVADRVGRVRALMVTVITYAVFTVACGFAPNYETLLVFRALQGLGFGGEWAVGAILVAEYASARHRGRTLGAVQSSWAVGWALAAIVYTLVFSFAGADLAWRIMFWTGALPALLVIWVRRRVHDAPEATAVREQSAEKGSFTAIFKPGLLRTTIFAGLLSTGVQGGYYTLATWVPTYLKSERGLSVVGTGGYLTFLISGAFLGYLTGGYLTDRLGRRRNIWLFALLSAVCILAYANIPSGANTLLLVLGFPLGFCMSAIFSGFGSYLSELYPTAVRGTGQGFTYNTGRAVGAVFPTTVGFLADSWGVGGALVFGAIGYGIAALALLGLPETRGRELA; encoded by the coding sequence ATGAGCACGACCCCTCCACCGCAGGCCCTGACCGAGCACTCCGAAGCAGACCAACACGCACTCGACGACGGCGCGTTGGGCTGGCTGCGCGCTCTGGGGCCGCGTGGCCGGCGCGCGTTCGCCGGCGCGTTCGGCGGCTATGCCCTGGACTCGTACGACTACTTCACCCTGCCTCTGAGCATGGTCGCGCTGGCTGCGTACTTCGGCCTGGACAGCGGCCAGACCGGCCTCTTCACGACGGTCACGCTCGTGGTCTCCGCGGTCGGCGGCGCCGTCGCGGGCGTGGTGGCGGACCGGGTCGGCCGGGTCAGGGCACTGATGGTCACGGTGATCACCTACGCCGTCTTCACCGTGGCCTGCGGCTTCGCGCCCAACTACGAGACGCTGCTGGTCTTCCGGGCGCTCCAGGGCCTCGGTTTCGGCGGTGAGTGGGCGGTCGGCGCAATCCTCGTCGCCGAGTACGCGAGCGCCAGGCACCGGGGCCGTACCCTCGGCGCGGTCCAGAGTTCCTGGGCCGTGGGCTGGGCGCTGGCCGCGATCGTCTACACCCTGGTCTTCTCGTTCGCCGGCGCCGACCTTGCCTGGCGCATCATGTTCTGGACGGGCGCGCTGCCGGCGCTGCTGGTGATCTGGGTGCGGCGCCGGGTGCACGACGCCCCGGAGGCGACCGCCGTACGCGAACAGAGCGCCGAGAAGGGCTCGTTCACGGCGATCTTCAAGCCCGGCCTGCTGCGCACCACGATCTTCGCCGGGCTGCTCTCCACCGGCGTACAGGGCGGCTACTACACACTCGCCACCTGGGTGCCGACCTATCTGAAGAGCGAGCGCGGTCTGTCGGTCGTCGGCACCGGCGGCTACCTGACGTTCCTGATCTCCGGCGCGTTCCTCGGCTATCTGACCGGCGGTTATCTGACCGACCGGCTGGGCCGCAGGCGCAACATCTGGCTGTTCGCTCTGCTGTCGGCCGTCTGCATCCTGGCGTACGCGAACATCCCCAGCGGCGCCAACACCCTGCTCCTGGTGCTGGGTTTCCCGCTCGGGTTCTGCATGTCGGCGATCTTCAGCGGCTTCGGGTCCTACCTGAGCGAGCTGTACCCGACGGCGGTCCGGGGCACGGGCCAGGGCTTCACGTACAACACCGGGCGCGCCGTGGGCGCCGTCTTCCCCACGACGGTCGGTTTCCTGGCCGACAGCTGGGGTGTGGGCGGCGCGCTGGTGTTCGGCGCGATCGGCTACGGCATAGCGGCCCTGGCA